From the genome of Tachysurus vachellii isolate PV-2020 chromosome 2, HZAU_Pvac_v1, whole genome shotgun sequence, one region includes:
- the dlc1 gene encoding rho GTPase-activating protein 7 isoform X2 produces MILTQIEAKEACTWLRAAGFPQYAQLYEDGQFPIQISSVTRDHDFLDRDAIEALCRRLNTLNKGAMMRLEITPQRKRSEDSDEDEPCAISGRWTFQRDSKRWSRLDQLDLDVFTSPEGDAISVPKFLSSQDQCLPGGHLLRERVSVSAESVLTDLSEQPEVGSLHSAGSGGHGGSRSITVPSSPANTNSNVATASTTRASSVASVCSSGTSGANEDSFSEGIPSPLEHGTFAFDARTFSGSSGDGKSTRSRAKSFLKRMESLRLRSSSMSSKRKKKGVVINGRLEISGPVLKEGLDEDKLRQLNCVDISTMDHTETHNRSISYSTQTSSGSTGSSNSETSSRSAVSTPSPITRARSHSTAAGSIKRVGMYLEGFDPFSLVQDNENLEIRNCERMLEPSMTAENNLRNRKRINERQVDQTRIDEESGVIYFYLPDGHKPGTFPKSLADGGSFQRSDSRPHRSSSTSLDSRLSFYDNVPSEIGDEEEDEPEVEEEEPKIEDVLERVTGLQRLVSTWTEAGPGEEEEEEEEGDSDSALDSASPCPSSPLQNRLMETENGSDQESTGNPLGEQDDTVSARERRDSGVGASLTRANRPQKLRWPSFQNSHRPSVSSSTLQLDCQSVLQMNLLQKYSLLKLTALLEKHTPTNKHGFSWAVPKFMKRMKVRDSKERSVFGVPLQVNVQRSGQPLPQGIQQAMRYLRNHGLDQVGLFRKSGVKSRIQALRQMNESCGTEGGGVSYEGQSAYDVADMLKQYFRDLPEPLFTSKLSDTFLQIYQFIPVEQRLQAVRAAVCLLPDENRDALHTLLCFLSDVEANVSENQMTCTNLAVCLAPSLFHLNTARRDASSPRVMSRKNPLGKPDQRDLNENLAATHGLSHMIQECRKLFQIPEELCRCRNSYVEQALIPLRMEDLLDDGHGYRSLVKESMDGLLKEAKEKFKGYYTCSTPEHAELAYKKVHDGWSLRQWKVCVDVAAGADEVLQRIVREQERWDEDLLESRVIETLDNNSDIYQYIRNNMAPNPATDYVVLRSWVTDLPKGACACVCVSVEHEAAPVLGVRANVVTSRYLIEPSSSNKSRVTHISRIDRRGRCPEWYNKLYGHLCVSELVRIRDSFTCPLDK; encoded by the exons AAATCGAGGCGAAGGAGGCGTGTACGTGGCTCCGTGCCGCTGGTTTCCCCCAGTACGCTCAGCTCTATGAAG aTGGTCAGTTTCCTATCCAGATCTCATCAGTCACCAGAGATCATGACTTTCTGGATCGAGATGCCATTGAAGCACTTTGCAG GAGACTAAACACTCTGAACAAGGGTGCTATGATGAGGCTGGAGATCACTCCTCAGAGAAAAAGA AGTGAAGACTCTGATGAAGATGAGCCCTGTGCCATCAGTGGCCGTTGGACTTTTCAACGGGACAGCAAGCGCTGGTCCCGTTTGGACCAGTTGGACCTGGATGTCTTCACATCTCCAGAAGGAGATGCTATTTCTGTTCCTAAATTCCTCTCCTCCCAGGATCAGTGCTTGCCTGGTGGTCACCTGCTTCGTGAAAGGGTTAGCGTTAGTGCCGAAAGTGTGCTAACAGATCTTAGCGAGCAGCCAGAAGTGGGATCATTGCACAGTGCCGGAAGTGGTGGTCATGGCGGGTCACGTAGTATTACGGTGCCATCCAGCCCGGCTAACACCAATTCCAACGTAGCTACAGCCTCTACAACTCGTGCAAGCTCTGTTGCTAGCGTGTGCTCTTCAGGGACGTCTGGTGCAAATGAGGATTCATTTTCCGAAGGGATTCCATCACCGCTTGAACATGGAACATTTGCATTTGATGCCAGAACCTTCTCGGGAAGTAGTGGAGATGGTAAAAGTACACGGTCAAGAGCCAAGAGCTTTTTGAAGCGTATGGAAAGCCTGCGACTGCGTAGTAGCAGCATGTCTTCAAAGCGTAAAAAGAAAGGCGTAGTCATCAATGGAAGGCTAGAGATTAGCGGCCCAGTGTTGAAGGAAGGTCTGGATGAGGACAAGCTGCGACAGCTCAACTGTGTCGACATTTCCACAATGGATCACACCGAGACCCACAACCGCAGCATCTCTTactccacacagacaagcaGTGGAAGCACCGGCAGCAGCAATTCAGAGACTAGCAGTAGAAGTGCCGTGAGTACACCCAGTCCGATCACGAGGGCTCGGAGCCACAGCACAGCAGCCGGCTCGATAAAGCGGGTCGGGATGTACCTGGAAGGGTTTGACCCATTCAGTCTTGTTCAGGACAATGAGAACCTGGAGATCCGGAACTGTGAAAGAATGCTTGAGCCGAGCATGACCGCAGAGAACAACCTACGAAACCGCAAAAGGATTAACGAGAGGCAAGTGGATCAAACGAGGATAGATGAAGAGTCTGGAGTGATCTATTTTTACCTTCCTGATGGTCACAAACCGGGTACATTTCCCAAGTCACTAGCCGATGGGGGTTCTTTTCAACGCAGTGACAGCAGGCCTCACCGCAGTTCTTCCACTTCATTAGACAGTCGGTTGAGTTTTTATGACAATGTGCCCTCTGAAATAggagatgaggaagaggatgaacCAGAGGTAGAGGAGGAGGAGCCAAAGATCGAGGATGTGCTAGAGCGAGTGACTGGCTTGCAGCGACTCGTCAGCACATGGACAGAAGCAGGACCtggagaggaagaagaggaggaagaggaaggagacTCGGACTCAGCTTTGGATTCTGCCTCCCCTTGCCCTTCATCACCGCTACAGAATCGCTTGATGGAGACAGAGAATGGAAGCGACCAGGAGAGCACAGGAAACCCACTAGGCGAGCAGGACGACACTGTTAGCGCAAGAGAGAGACGAGATTCTGGCGTAGGAGCATCACTCACCCGGGCTAACAG gccTCAGAAGCTGCGCTGGCCCAGTTTCCAGAACTCACACCGGCCGAGCGTGTCATCGTCCACACTGCAGCTCGACTGTCAGTCAGTACTGCAGATGAATCTGCTGCAGAAATACAGCCTGCTGAAACTCACAGCTCTGCTggagaaacacacacctacaaacaaACACGGCTTCAGTtg GGCCGTACCCAAGTTCATGAAGCGTATGAAAGTGCGCGACTCGAAGGAGAGGAGTGTGTTTGGCGTGCCGCTGCAGGTGAATGTGCAGAGGAGTGGGCAGCCGTTACCGCAGGGCATTCAACAGGCAATGCGCTACCTCCGCAACCACGGCCTTGACCAG GTGGGCTTGTTCAGGAAGTCAGGGGTGAAATCACGCATTCAGGCTCTGCGCCAAATGAACGAATCATGCGGCACTGAAGGGGGCGGAGTCAGCTACGAGGGCCAATCGGCTTACGATGTGGCAGACATGCTGAAACAGTATTTCAGAGATCTACCTGAACCTCTGTTCACAAGCAAACTGTCCGATACGTTCCTGCAGATCTATCAgt TTATTCCTGTGGAACAGCGTCTGCAGGCGGTGCGCGCCGCCGTGTGTTTGTTGCCTGATGAGAATCGTGATGctctacacacactgctgtgtttcCTGAGTGATGTAGAGGCCAATGTGAGCGAGAATCAGATGACCTGCACCAACCTCGCTGTTTGTCTCGCACCATCACTGTTCCACCTGAACACGGCGCGCCGGGACGCCTCCTcacccag agtgatgagcaGGAAGAATCCTCTGGGGAAACCGGACCAAAGAGACCTGAATGAAAACCTGGCAGCGACACACGGCCTCAGTCACATGATCCAGGAGTGCAGGAAACTCTTCCAG ATCCCTGAGGAACTTTGCCGCTGCCGGAACTCGTACGTCGAACAGGCGTTAATTCCCCTGCGCATGGAGGACCTTCTGGACGATGGCCACGGCTACAGAAGCCTCGTTAAAGAGAGCATGGATGGGCTACTTAAAGAAGCTAAAGAAAAGTTTAAAGGCTACTACACCTGCTCGACACCTGAACACGCTGAACTGGCGTATAAGAAG GTGCACGACGGCTGGTCTCTGCGTCagtggaaggtgtgtgtggacGTGGCGGCCGGAGCGGACGAGGTTCTGCAGCGAATCGTTCGTGAGCAGGAACGATGGGATGAAGATCTGCTCGAGAGCCGAGTGATCGAAACGCTCGACAACAACTCGGACATTTATCAGTACATCCGCAACAACATGGCACCAAATCCAGCCACCGATTATGTGGTGCtgag GTCATGGGTGACGGACCTCCCTAAaggtgcgtgtgcatgtgtctgtgtgtcggtgGAGCACGAAGCTGCGCCGGTACTCGGTGTGCGGGCCAATGTGGTGACATCACGCTACCTCATAGAACCAAGCAGCTCGAACAAGAGCCGTGTCACACACATCTCCAGAATAGAccgcag gggtCGGTGTCCAGAGTGGTATAACAAGCTGTATGGccatctgtgtgtctctgaacTGGTGCGGATACGAGACTCCTTCACCTGCCCACtggacaaataa